The following coding sequences lie in one Lolium perenne isolate Kyuss_39 chromosome 2, Kyuss_2.0, whole genome shotgun sequence genomic window:
- the LOC127333853 gene encoding strigolactones hydrolase CXE15-like: MQRWLPALLRRAAGANGDRAPARRWLSSSSSRLFHGTQEQKIGSKLRVMGLPVDNSEAPRPHVVEDCRGVLQLLSDGTIVRSSAAAYTVEDRDDGRVEWRDAVYDSARGLGVRMYRPRLREGKGRRLPVLAYFHGGGFCIGSYTWPGSHACCLRFADELPAVVLSFDYRLAPEHRIPAAHEDAATALLWLRDRLLDNADDGDDVHAWLADAGADPGRLFVSGDSAGGNMTHHVATRFKAEGLSPAKISGYVLLIPAFDSKTPTQSELLSAGTAVLSREVAERYSRLALPVGANKDHPMLNPLGPDSPSLEAVGGRMLVVVGGDDMLKDNQVRYVEQMKAVGNDVELVVFAGKEHGFFSRNPWSETGTEVVRAVGRFIHRDAADSHDIN, translated from the exons ATGCAGCGCTGGCTTCCGGCCCTGCTCCGTCGCGCGGCTGGCGCGAATGGAGACAGAGCCCCCGCCCGCCGGTGGCTCTCGTCCTCATCCTCCCGCCTCTTTCATGGCACCCAGGAGCAG AAGATCGGCAGCAAGCTGCGCGTCATGGGGCTGCCGGTGGACAACTCGGAGGCGCCCCGGCCACACGTCGTGGAGGACTGCCGCGGCGTGCTGCAGCTGCTGAGCGACGGGACCATCGTCCGGTCCTCGGCCGCGGCCTACACGGTGGAGGACCGCGACGACGGGCGCGTCGAGTGGAGGGACGCCGTGTACGACTCAGCCCGTGGCCTCGGCGTGCGCATGTACAGGCCGCGCCTGCGAGAAGGGAAGGGGCGGCGGCTGCCTGTGCTGGCCTACTTCCACGGCGGCGGCTTCTGCATCGGCAGCTACACCTGGCCCGGCTCCCACGCCTGCTGCCTCCGCTTCGCCGACGAGCTTCCCGCCGTCGTGCTCTCCTTCGACTACCGCCTCGCGCCGGAGCACCGCATCCCGGCAGCCCACGAGGACGCCGCCACCGCCCTCCTCTGGCTCCGCGACCGGCTACTCGACAATGCTGATGACGGCGACGACGTCCACGCCTGGCTCGCCGATGCCGGCGCCGATCCGGGGAGGCTGTTCGTGTCCGGCGACTCCGCCGGCGGTAACATGACTCACCACGTGGCCACGCGGTTCAAGGCGGAGGGGCTCAGCCCGGCCAAGATATCCGGGTACGTCCTGCTCATCCCGGCGTTCGACTCCAAGACGCCGACCCAGTCCGAGCTGCTCTCTGCGGGCACCGCAGTCCTGAGCCGCGAGGTTGCCGAGCGGTACAGCCGGCTCGCTCTGCCGGTCGGTGCTAACAAGGACCACCCGATGCTGAACCCGCTCGGGCCGGACAGCCCGAGCCTGGAAGCCGTCGGCGGCCGCATgctcgtcgtcgtcggcggcgaCGACATGCTCAAGGACAACCAGGTGCGGTACGTGGAGCAGATGAAGGCTGTGGGTAACGACGTGGAGCTCGTGGTGTTCGCCGGAAAGGAGCACGGATTCTTCTCGAGGAACCCGTGGTCGGAGACGGGCACCGAGGTCGTCCGAGCCGTCGGGCGGTTCATCCACAGAGACGCTGCCGATTCTCACGATATTaattaa